A part of Silvimonas soli genomic DNA contains:
- a CDS encoding alpha/beta fold hydrolase, protein MTHVAANHIELEYETFGDPADPAVLLIMGLGMQLLGWPEDFCRSLAAQGYFVIRFDNRDVGLSSHLDHLGKPKLLWAAMKHKLGLPIRPPYSLADMARDSLGLLDALHIQQAHIVGASMGGMIAQLLAIQAPQRTLSLTSIMSTTGDRTLPGPTKAAQIALLRGTPARLYHPAQREALIDFLQENWRVLHSPGFETAPEMQRERIGKSLERSIYPQGVLRQLMAVVASPDRSPLLAHITAPTLVVHGSDDPLVPIACGRDTARKIPGAQFEEILGMAHDMPPGVCARLVPLLAAHFAAATEPTEHPAQHAQAAMQLASDA, encoded by the coding sequence ATGACCCACGTTGCTGCCAATCATATCGAACTCGAATACGAAACCTTTGGCGACCCGGCTGATCCGGCTGTGCTGCTGATTATGGGTTTGGGTATGCAGTTGCTCGGCTGGCCGGAGGATTTTTGCCGGTCGCTGGCGGCACAGGGCTATTTTGTGATCCGCTTTGATAACCGAGATGTCGGTCTGTCGTCGCATCTGGATCATCTGGGCAAGCCCAAATTGCTGTGGGCGGCCATGAAACACAAACTGGGCTTGCCGATTCGTCCGCCGTATTCGCTGGCAGATATGGCGCGTGACAGTCTGGGTTTGCTGGACGCTTTGCATATACAGCAAGCGCATATCGTTGGCGCATCAATGGGCGGCATGATCGCGCAACTGCTGGCCATTCAGGCGCCGCAGCGGACGCTGTCACTGACCAGCATCATGAGCACCACGGGGGACCGTACCCTGCCCGGCCCGACCAAGGCCGCACAAATAGCGCTATTGCGCGGCACGCCTGCCAGGCTTTATCACCCGGCGCAGCGCGAGGCACTGATCGATTTTCTGCAGGAAAACTGGCGGGTATTGCATAGCCCCGGCTTTGAAACTGCACCTGAAATGCAGCGGGAGCGTATCGGCAAAAGCCTGGAGCGTTCGATTTATCCGCAAGGCGTGCTGCGCCAGTTGATGGCCGTTGTAGCCAGCCCGGATCGCAGCCCGCTGCTGGCTCATATCACCGCACCTACGCTGGTGGTGCATGGCAGCGACGACCCGCTGGTGCCCATTGCCTGTGGCCGCGACACGGCGCGCAAGATACCGGGTGCGCAGTTTGAAGAGATTCTCGGCATGGCGCACGATATGCCGCCCGGAGTTTGCGCCCGCCTGGTGCCGCTGCTGGCCGCGCATTTTGCTGCCGCCACCGAGCCGACCGAGCATCCAGCCCAGCACGCCCAGGCTGCAATGCAACTCGCTAGCGACGCCTGA
- a CDS encoding carbohydrate kinase family protein, with amino-acid sequence MSTLPAYVVFGEALTDFIRQSDGRWAAQPGGACWNVACVGVRLGVAAGYAGSVSNDLFGDALYMLAAEAGLDMRFTQRFDAPPLLAMVPSTQPPEYFFIGEGSADLWFDPDRLPVGWRSAAQILHFGCISLAREPLASKLVEVALAAHLAGKRIAFDPNWRNLMTHAAYRDTFHVMAGIADYLKVSDEDLQHLFPGINQREAIAHLRALAPFAQIMVTRGAAGMSLFCDGIEYMQPAFPVTVTDTVGCGDAAMGGWMASLLRQPDAAPATHLRFAAATAALVATRTGAYAPCWEEVSSLLAQQITESPHAQ; translated from the coding sequence ATGTCGACCCTGCCCGCTTACGTCGTATTTGGCGAAGCACTTACCGATTTTATCCGGCAAAGCGATGGCCGCTGGGCCGCGCAACCTGGCGGCGCCTGCTGGAATGTGGCTTGCGTTGGCGTCCGTCTGGGCGTTGCCGCTGGTTATGCCGGTTCTGTCAGCAATGATCTGTTTGGCGATGCCCTCTACATGCTGGCCGCCGAAGCCGGGCTGGATATGCGCTTTACCCAGCGCTTCGATGCGCCGCCGCTACTGGCAATGGTGCCGTCTACGCAACCGCCGGAATACTTCTTTATCGGCGAAGGCAGTGCCGACTTGTGGTTTGATCCAGACCGTTTACCCGTCGGCTGGCGTAGCGCCGCCCAGATTCTGCACTTTGGCTGTATCAGCCTGGCGCGAGAGCCGCTGGCCAGCAAATTGGTTGAAGTGGCATTGGCTGCGCATCTGGCCGGCAAGCGCATCGCATTTGACCCGAACTGGCGCAATCTGATGACCCACGCCGCCTATCGTGACACTTTTCATGTCATGGCTGGCATCGCAGATTATCTCAAGGTGTCCGACGAAGACTTGCAGCACCTGTTTCCTGGCATTAACCAGCGTGAGGCTATCGCCCATCTACGGGCGCTGGCACCTTTTGCGCAGATCATGGTGACACGTGGCGCCGCAGGAATGAGCTTGTTCTGTGATGGGATCGAATACATGCAACCGGCTTTCCCTGTCACCGTGACTGACACGGTTGGCTGCGGCGATGCGGCCATGGGCGGCTGGATGGCCAGTCTGCTGCGCCAGCCAGACGCTGCCCCCGCCACTCACCTGCGTTTCGCTGCCGCCACAGCGGCACTGGTCGCCACCAGAACTGGCGCCTATGCCCCTTGTTGGGAGGAAGTCAGCAGCCTGCTGGCGCAACAGATCACGGAATCTCCGCATGCACAGTGA